The genomic DNA ATGTGCCTGAGCGAGGAGGAGGTCAACGAAGCACGTCTGGCTTCCAACGGCTACACCTCCTCCTCCCTCGACGCCACCATCAGCTCCAGCAACGACGGCGAAGCCGCGCTGGCCGACTTCATCGGAACCGACGACAACGCCCTCGAACTCGTCGAGGACTTCAACGCCCTGGCCCCCATGATCGCCGAACTCGACGACCGCGAACGGCGCATCATCCACATGCGGTTCGTCGACGAACTCACCCAGGCCCAGATCGGCGAACACCTCGGCGTCTCCCAGATGCACGTGTCCCGCCTGCTCTCCCGTACCCTCGCCAAGCTGCGCGAAGGCATGCTCACCACCAACTGACCCCACTCGTTCGCAACACACCGGCGGCGCTCCGCACCCTGCGAGGGTGGGGAGCGCCGCCCGTTCATTCCAGCAGCCGGGTACGAGGCGGCCGAACGCAAAATCGCTCGGCCGGCCGAGCGGACGCACTCGGCTTGCCCGTCGCCTTCCGCGTCCAGACCCTCGAAGCTGGGCCCGATCCCCACCAGGCGCCGGATGTCGGCATCGACCTGGGCGTCACCCTGCCCATCACTCTGTCGGAGGGCGAAACGCACGAGCCCGGCGAATGGCTGACCCGCAAGGAGCAGGCCGGGCGGGCCCGCGTGATGCACGCAACGCAATCGGGGTGATCTCCGCGTGGAAGGATCTCGACGGGAGTACCGGCGCGGGGATCGGGGATGAACGGAATGATCGGGAGCGTGTTCCGGACTGCGGACGTGCCTGCGGACAACCGGTTCGACTATTGGTGGGAACTGATCGGCCGGACCCGCTCAAGCGAGATCATCAGTGCTCACGCCGCTGACTTCTGGGCGGAGTACCGGCTGATGGAGTTAGGTCCGGTGGCCGTGTGGTCGGCGTCGTTCCTGCCGTCGCGTTACCGGCGGAGCCCGAGAATGGTACGTCAGTCCGATCCCGAGACGTACCACCTGACGCTGCTGCTGGACGGCGGACTGGCTCTCGACCATGCCGGGCGGACCGACACGTTCGGTCCACGTGACCTGCACCTGGCCGACAGCTCACGGCCGTACGATCTCCGGTCGACGGGCGATCGAGAGCACCACGTCGTCAAGGGAGTGGCCGTGGACTTCCCCAAGGCGCTGCTGCCCCTGCCACCGCACCTGGTCCGGGGGTTGCTGGGCCGGGGGTTGTCGGGGCGGGAGGGCCTCGGTGCTCTGCTGACGGACTTCCTCGTCGGCCTGGACCGGCAGGCCGACACTCTCCAGCCGTCCGACGCGCCACGTCTGGGCACAGTCGTACTCGACCTGCTGTCCGCCTGGCTGGCCCAAGTGCTGGACGCGGAGACCGCCCTGTCCCAGGAGACCCGCCGGGTGGCC from Streptomyces avermitilis MA-4680 = NBRC 14893 includes the following:
- a CDS encoding helix-turn-helix domain-containing protein; translation: MIGSVFRTADVPADNRFDYWWELIGRTRSSEIISAHAADFWAEYRLMELGPVAVWSASFLPSRYRRSPRMVRQSDPETYHLTLLLDGGLALDHAGRTDTFGPRDLHLADSSRPYDLRSTGDREHHVVKGVAVDFPKALLPLPPHLVRGLLGRGLSGREGLGALLTDFLVGLDRQADTLQPSDAPRLGTVVLDLLSAWLAQVLDAETALSQETRRVATAESIRAFIRQNLHDPELSPPVIAAAHHISLSYLHRIFQQQAQGETVAAYIRSQRLEGACRDLASTSLRTTPIYAVAARWGFLHASDFTRTFRTAYGRSPKEYRLQALYVPE